A window from Candidatus Poribacteria bacterium encodes these proteins:
- a CDS encoding outer membrane lipoprotein-sorting protein: MLLLCVLTPAQESTPDVETIIKKIDQLYRSDTSHAEMEMHIVTPHWERTLAMTVWSKGMDKTFIRITAPKKEQGVATLRIGNEMWNYLPKTNKVMKIPPSMMMGSWMGSDFTNDDLVRESSMLDDYTYQFVTPEDASPDHLYVQLVPKEDSPIVWGKIVAAVQSSDYLPVWQRFYDEKGKLMRVMNFKEVKTFGGKTLPSAMEIIPENKEGHKTVVRWLNATFDSDIDDKIFTRRNLQRRR; the protein is encoded by the coding sequence ATGCTCCTCCTTTGCGTTCTCACACCCGCCCAAGAATCCACTCCCGATGTCGAAACAATTATCAAAAAAATAGATCAACTCTACCGCAGCGACACCAGTCATGCTGAGATGGAGATGCACATCGTCACACCGCATTGGGAACGCACCTTGGCAATGACGGTTTGGAGCAAGGGAATGGATAAAACTTTCATCCGGATTACGGCACCGAAGAAGGAACAAGGGGTCGCGACACTGCGTATCGGGAACGAGATGTGGAACTATCTGCCGAAAACGAATAAGGTTATGAAGATTCCGCCATCCATGATGATGGGATCGTGGATGGGTTCCGATTTCACGAATGATGACTTAGTCAGGGAATCATCAATGCTCGACGATTATACCTACCAGTTTGTTACACCTGAAGATGCCTCTCCCGACCATCTCTACGTTCAACTCGTGCCGAAAGAGGATTCTCCAATTGTCTGGGGCAAGATTGTTGCCGCAGTGCAATCCAGCGATTATCTACCGGTGTGGCAGCGGTTTTACGACGAAAAAGGGAAATTGATGCGGGTGATGAATTTCAAAGAGGTTAAAACCTTTGGCGGTAAAACCCTACCTTCTGCGATGGAGATAATCCCAGAAAACAAAGAGGGGCATAAAACGGTTGTTCGATGGCTAAACGCTACATTCGATTCCGACATAGACGATAAAATTTTCACGCGTCGAAACCTTCAGAGGCGAAGATAG
- a CDS encoding ABC transporter permease: MILKIAFRNIFRQKRRTILTALAMIVGFTLLSITIGLSDGAYGGIIEMFTRNRTGHIQVHRAGYLDKPSLYETIDGYAAIGETIQRTAGVEAWTPRVYAAGLGSVGEKSTAVQVIGIDVARETQATRFDKKVIEGSVLAETASHEAVIGKGLAKIISGTVGSEIVIFSQGADGSIANDVYKIVGIAESGDDATDRVACYLHIEDAQELFVLDGRIHEIVVIVSNINHVSKITDALEARLNNSTLEVSPWQVVAKSFYRAMKTDQQGDAISRWVIMFIVAIGVLNTVLMSVLERTREYGVLKAIGTKPTQIFWLVVCEVIIITIGSICVGVPLGVLANYLLSISGITYPEAITYGGMKFTTLYAEVNVRCLIIPAITVMVSATIVSLFPAIKAARIMPAKAMRTH, from the coding sequence ATGATACTCAAAATCGCGTTTCGCAATATCTTTCGCCAGAAACGACGGACAATCCTTACCGCTCTCGCAATGATTGTCGGTTTTACGCTCTTGTCGATAACCATCGGCTTGTCTGATGGGGCGTATGGCGGAATTATTGAAATGTTCACACGAAATCGTACCGGTCATATTCAGGTCCACCGCGCAGGGTACCTTGATAAGCCGTCGCTCTACGAGACAATTGATGGCTATGCTGCTATTGGTGAGACGATTCAGAGGACTGCGGGAGTTGAGGCGTGGACACCACGAGTATACGCAGCTGGACTCGGTTCGGTTGGTGAAAAGAGCACGGCTGTACAAGTCATTGGTATTGATGTCGCACGAGAGACACAAGCGACCCGATTCGACAAAAAAGTGATTGAAGGCAGTGTATTAGCGGAAACCGCTTCGCATGAAGCAGTTATTGGGAAAGGTCTGGCGAAAATTATTTCAGGGACGGTGGGTAGTGAAATTGTGATCTTTTCGCAAGGTGCTGACGGTTCCATCGCAAATGACGTGTATAAAATCGTTGGAATCGCAGAGAGTGGTGATGACGCGACAGACCGAGTGGCATGTTATTTACACATTGAAGATGCTCAGGAATTGTTTGTGCTTGACGGACGGATCCACGAAATTGTTGTGATTGTTTCAAACATCAATCATGTGAGTAAAATTACAGACGCACTCGAAGCGCGCTTGAATAATTCTACGCTGGAGGTCTCCCCGTGGCAAGTGGTCGCCAAATCCTTTTACCGTGCCATGAAAACCGATCAACAAGGAGATGCCATTAGTCGCTGGGTGATTATGTTCATTGTGGCGATCGGTGTGCTGAATACGGTGCTCATGTCAGTACTGGAACGGACGCGTGAATACGGTGTGCTGAAGGCAATCGGGACGAAACCGACACAAATTTTCTGGTTGGTCGTCTGCGAAGTAATTATTATCACTATCGGTAGCATCTGCGTTGGTGTGCCCCTTGGGGTTTTAGCCAATTATCTGCTATCTATATCCGGTATCACATATCCCGAGGCAATCACCTACGGCGGCATGAAATTCACGACGTTATACGCTGAAGTTAACGTCCGATGTCTGATTATTCCGGCTATCACCGTCATGGTATCGGCGACGATTGTGAGTCTGTTCCCTGCGATAAAAGCCGCCCGAATCATGCCTGCGAAGGCGATGCGGACACATTAG
- a CDS encoding ABC transporter ATP-binding protein yields MEQTQKTEVIVTEDVTKVYAADGIPVNALNGVDLTIQSGEFTALVGPSGSGKTTFLNIISGLDSPTEGKVWLAGKVLSEMSGNELSDFRRDNIGFIFQAYNLIPVLSVEENVEYIMLLAGVPKAERHERVIAMLKSVGLEGVADRQPTQLSGGQQQRVAIARAMVSEPTIILADEPTANLDSKTGADLLEMMHRLNAETGMTFIFSTHDPMVMESAQRLITLRDGQIDSDETR; encoded by the coding sequence ATGGAACAGACGCAGAAGACAGAAGTTATCGTCACAGAAGATGTGACAAAGGTTTATGCAGCCGATGGAATCCCGGTCAACGCTCTTAACGGGGTCGATTTAACGATCCAATCGGGAGAATTTACGGCACTGGTGGGTCCCTCTGGTTCGGGCAAAACAACCTTTCTCAACATCATTTCTGGGTTGGATAGTCCGACAGAAGGAAAAGTATGGCTTGCCGGCAAAGTGCTATCAGAGATGAGTGGCAATGAACTCTCTGACTTTCGACGGGATAATATCGGATTCATCTTTCAGGCTTACAATTTGATTCCTGTATTGTCGGTCGAAGAAAACGTTGAGTACATCATGCTCTTGGCGGGTGTCCCGAAGGCAGAACGGCACGAGCGGGTTATAGCGATGCTCAAGTCAGTTGGGTTAGAGGGTGTAGCGGACCGACAACCCACCCAACTCTCAGGTGGACAGCAACAGCGTGTCGCTATCGCGCGTGCTATGGTCTCTGAACCTACAATTATCCTTGCCGATGAACCGACAGCGAACCTCGACTCGAAAACGGGTGCGGATCTGCTTGAGATGATGCATCGGCTTAACGCGGAAACCGGTATGACGTTCATCTTCTCAACCCACGATCCGATGGTGATGGAGAGTGCACAACGTTTAATTACGCTTCGCGATGGACAAATAGACAGCGATGAGACAAGATAA
- a CDS encoding ABC transporter permease: MWLILVKLAWRNIFRNKRRTFIASVAIGIGLAALIFFDALMIGMAENLIRTATASFLGDAQIHREGFRDTQEVSLTIQARDEVTESLAKEDIVEHFTQRTLAFGMITSPASVSAINLVGVHPPTEKFLSQIDDAITEGAYFEDDNNRDIVIGAKLAETLEIELGDRVVVTVAQVESGDLSQEMFRVSGIYRFAGEEMNSGMAFVRIEKAQEMLALGNGVHEIAIKFTSLAYAQDPTLPFWEAYSGHGNEALSWTELMSQLRVILEMTKYSKYIMGAILFGVVVFGIINTLFMSLYERMFEFGVLRAVGTRPFGLARVVLFEAGALAIVSIGLGAILGFVLTAVLAHVGIDYTGIEMMGVTVQEFIYPVLEVQQFIIYPISVFIFTIIAGLYPARHVAKMAPVDAMRRSF; this comes from the coding sequence ATGTGGTTGATTTTAGTAAAACTTGCCTGGAGAAATATCTTTCGGAATAAACGCCGCACCTTTATCGCCTCAGTCGCGATCGGTATCGGTCTGGCTGCTCTGATTTTTTTTGATGCGTTAATGATCGGGATGGCGGAGAATTTGATTCGGACGGCTACCGCCTCGTTCCTTGGCGACGCACAGATCCATCGGGAAGGTTTTCGAGACACCCAAGAGGTTTCATTAACGATTCAGGCACGTGATGAAGTGACCGAGAGTCTCGCTAAAGAAGACATCGTTGAGCATTTCACACAAAGGACACTCGCCTTTGGGATGATTACGTCTCCAGCAAGCGTGAGTGCGATTAACCTCGTCGGCGTTCATCCACCAACAGAGAAATTTCTGTCCCAAATTGATGATGCGATAACCGAAGGTGCCTATTTTGAAGACGATAATAACCGCGATATCGTCATCGGTGCGAAACTCGCTGAAACCTTAGAAATCGAACTTGGGGACCGGGTGGTCGTGACGGTGGCGCAAGTCGAAAGCGGTGATCTTTCCCAAGAGATGTTCCGAGTTTCCGGTATTTATCGCTTCGCGGGTGAAGAAATGAACAGCGGAATGGCGTTCGTTCGGATCGAAAAAGCGCAAGAGATGCTGGCTCTCGGGAACGGGGTCCATGAAATAGCGATTAAATTTACTTCTCTTGCCTATGCACAGGATCCGACACTACCGTTTTGGGAAGCGTATTCCGGACACGGCAACGAAGCATTAAGTTGGACGGAACTTATGTCGCAATTGAGAGTGATATTGGAAATGACAAAATACAGCAAGTATATCATGGGAGCCATCCTATTTGGAGTGGTTGTCTTTGGTATTATCAACACACTATTTATGTCGTTGTATGAGCGAATGTTTGAGTTTGGCGTGTTACGCGCCGTTGGAACCCGCCCTTTCGGACTGGCGCGTGTCGTTTTATTTGAGGCAGGTGCCTTGGCAATCGTGAGTATTGGGTTGGGAGCGATACTTGGCTTTGTTTTGACGGCAGTCCTTGCACATGTCGGTATCGACTATACCGGCATTGAAATGATGGGTGTGACAGTGCAGGAGTTCATCTATCCGGTGCTGGAGGTTCAACAGTTCATCATTTATCCTATATCCGTCTTTATTTTTACTATCATCGCCGGACTGTACCCGGCTCGTCACGTGGCGAAAATGGCACCCGTAGACGCAATGCGGCGGAGCTTTTAA